Proteins from one Camelina sativa cultivar DH55 chromosome 8, Cs, whole genome shotgun sequence genomic window:
- the LOC104707406 gene encoding RNA-dependent RNA polymerase 2 isoform X3 encodes MVSEATTATNRPTVKVSNVPQTIVADELLRFLELHLGEDTVYALEIPTTRENWKPRDFARVQFSTLEVKSRAQLLSSQSKLLFKTHNLRLSEAYDDIIPRPVDPRRRLEDVVLTVGFPESGEERFCALEKWGGVRCWILEEKRRLEFWVWECGECYKLEVRFEDIVETLGCCVNGDASEINAFLLKLKYGPKVFKRVTGPHIATKFKSDRYRFCKEDFDFMWVRTTDFSGSKSIGTSTCFCLEVENGSKMLDIFSCLPYYREDTLSLTTVDGTAFASACQIVPLLNAASLGLEFPYEILFQLNSLVHNQKISLFAASNMELINILRGLSLETALVILKKLHQQSSICYDPVSFVKTLMQSPVKKMKHSPASANTRLTEQNIMSCQRAYVTPSKIYLLGPELEKANYVVKNFAEHVSDFMRITFVEEDWSKIPANALSVNSKEGYFVKPFRTDIYNRVLSILGEGITVGPKRFEFLAFSASQLRGNSVWMFASNEKVKAEDIREWMGCFRKIRSISKCAARMGQLFSASRQTVTVRAQDVEQIPDIEVTTDGADYCFSDGIGKISLAFARQVAQKCGLDYVPSAFQIRYGGYKGVIAVDRSSFRKMSLRDSMLKFDSNNRMLNVTRWTESMPCFLNREIICLLSTLGIEDAVFEAMQAMHLSMLGNMLEDRNAALNVLQKLSGENSKNLLVKMLLQGYAPSSEPYLSMMLRVHHESQLSELKSRCRILVTKGRILIGCMDEMGILEYGQVYVRVTLTEAELKSREQSYFRKINEETSVVIGKVVVTKNPCLHPGDIRVLDAIYEVSFEEKGFVDCIIFPQKGERPHPNECSGGDLDGDQFFVSWDEKLIPSQMDPPMDYAGSRPRLMDHDVTLEEIHKFFVDYMISDTLGVISTAHLVHADRDPEKARSQKCLELAHLHSRAVDFAKTGAPAEMPYALKPREFPDFLERFEKPTYISESVFGKLYRAVKSSLAQRKPEAESEDTIAYDSTLEEAGYESFIETAKAHRDMYAEKLTSLMIYYGAVNEEEILTGILKTKEMYLARDNRRYGDMKDRITLSVKDLQREALGWFDKSCEEKQEKKKLASAWYYVTYNPSHVDEKLKFLSFPWIVGDILLEIKAENAQSQSVEDQTNGLVSI; translated from the exons ATGGTGTCAGAGGCGACGACGGCTACGAACCGACCAACCGTTAAAGTCTCAAATGTTCCTCAAACCATAGTCGCCGACGAACTCCTCCGGTTCCTCGAGCTCCACCTCGGCGAAGACACAGTGTACGCTCTCGAAATCCCAACAACTCGCGAGAATTGGAAGCCACGGGACTTCGCTAGAGTACAATTCAGTACCCTCGAAGTCAAATCTCGAGCCCAGCTTCTCTCTTCACAAAGCAAGCTCCTTTTCAAAACCCATAACCTAAGACTCTCCGAAGCTTACGATGACATCATCCCTCGCCCTGTAGATCCACGGAGAAGGCTAGAAGACGTCGTTTTGACTGTTGGGTTCCCTGAGTCTGGTGAAGAGAGGTTCTGTGCCCTAGAAAAATGGGGAGGCGTGAGGTGTTGGATTctggaagagaagaggagaCTTGAGTTTTGGGTTTGGGAATGTGGTGAATGTTATAAGCTTGAAGTTAGGTTTGAGGATATTGTTGAAACTCTTGGCTGCTGTGTTAATGGTGACGCTTCTGAGATTAATGCGTTTCTTCTCAAG CTGAAATATGGaccaaaggtttttaaaagagtgACAGGACCTCACATAGCCACAAAGTTTAAATCTGATCGGTACCGTTTCTGCAAGGAGGATTTTGATTTCATGTGGGTTCGCACAACTGATTTCTCTGGTTCAAAGTCAATCGGTACATCAACTTGCTTTTGTTTGGAGGTAGAGAATGGCTCCAAGATGTTAGACATTTTCTCGTGTTTGCCTTACTACAGAGAAGACACTTTGAGTCTAACCACTGTGGATGGGACTGCGTTTGCCTCTGCATGTCAAATTGTTCCCCTCTTGAATGCTGCCAGTCTGGGGTTAGAGTTTCCATATGAGATCCTCTTTCAACTCAATTCGCTGGTTCACAATCAGAAAATCAGTCTTTTTGCTGCATCAAATATGGAACTGATCAACATCCTTCGTGGTTTGAGCTTGGAAACCGCATTGGTTATCCTCAAGAAGCTTCACCAGCAAAGCTCTATATGTTATGATCCTGTCTCCTTTGTCAAGACTCTGATGCAATCCCCGGTTAAGAAGATGAAGCATTCCCCTGCATCAGCTAATACAAGACTGACCGAGCAGAATATCATGAGTTGTCAGAGAGCCTACGTTACACCCTCAAAGATTTATCTGTTGGGTCCAGAGCTTGAGAAAGCTAACTATGTTGTGAAGAACTTTGCAGAGCATGTCTCAGATTTCATGAGAATTACTTTTGTGGAAGAAGATTGGAGCAAGATTCCAGCAAATGCTCTTTCTGTGAACTCCAAGGAAGGCTATTTTGTGAAACCCTTTAGAACCGACATA TATAACAGGGTGTTGTCAATCCTTGGAGAAGGGATCACTGTTGGGCCTAAGAGGTTTGAGTTCTTGGCTTTTTCAGCCAGCCAACTGCGAGGAAACTCAGTCTGGATGTTTGCTTCTAACGAGAAAGTTAAAGCAGAAGATATAAGAGAATGGATGGGTTGTTTCCGTAAAATCCGAAGCATCTCCAAATGTGCTGCTAGGATGGGTCAGTTGTTCAGTGCTTCACGGCAGACAGTTACTGTCCGTGCACAAGATGTGGAGCAGATTCCTGACATTGAAGTGACTACTGATGGTGCTGATTATTGCTTCTCGGATGGCATCGGGAAAATTTCGTTGGCATTTGCTAGGCAAGTTGCTCAGAAGTGTGGGCTTGATTATGTCCCTTCTGCATTTCAAATTCGATACGGTGGCTACAAAGGTGTGATCGCCGTTGACCGCAGTTCCTTCAGAAAGATGTCTCTGCGTGATAGTATGCTAAAGTTTGACTCAAACAACAGGATGCTTAACGTAACCAGGTGGACAGAGTCGATGCCTTGCTTCTTAAACCGGGAGATCATTTGTCTTTTGTCGACTCTTGGAATAGAAGATGCAGTGTTTGAGGCCATGCAAGCGATGCATTTATCTATGCTGGGGAATATGCTTGAAGACCGCAATGCAGCACTTAATGTGCTGCAGAAATTGAGCGGAGAAAATTCCAAGAATCTGCTAGTTAAGATGCTGCTACAAGGATACGCACCGAGTTCAGAACCGTACCTCTCAATGATGCTTCGTGTGCACCACGAGAGCCAACTTTCTGAACTAAAGAGTAGGTGCAGGATACTTGTAACGAAAGGACGGATCTTGATCGGTTGCATGGATGAAATGGGTATTCTGGAGTATGGCCAAGTGTATGTTCGTGTAACCCTGACTGAAGCGGAACTGAAATCTCGTGAACAGAGTTACTTCCGCAAGATTAATGAGGAAACATCTGTGGTGATTGGGAAAGTGGTCGTGACGAAAAACCCATGTCTTCACCCTGGAGATATCAGAGTTCTTGACGCTATATATGAGGTCAGTTTCGAAGAAAAGGGATTTGTTGACTGCATCATCTTTCCTCAGAAGGGAGAAAG GCCACATCCCAATGAATGTTCTGGTGGTGATCTCGACGGAGACCAGTTTTTTGTTAGTTGGGATGAGAAGCTTATACCGAGCCAAATGGACCCTCCAATGGACTACGCTGGAAGCAGACCTCGTCTAATGGATCATGACGTTACCCTAGAG GAAATACACAAATTTTTTGTGGATTATATGATAAGCGACACGCTGGGAGTGATCTCAACTGCACATTTGGTTCATGCAGACCGTGACCCTGAAAAAGCCAGGAGCCAGAAGTGTCTAGAGTTAGCACATCTTCACTCTAGGGCTGTTGATTTTGCGAAAACTGGAGCTCCAGCGGAGATGCCTTATGCCTTAAAGCCCAGAGAGTTCCCTGATTTCCTGGAACGGTTCGAGAAACCAACATACATCTCTGAGTCTGTGTTTGGGAAACTTTACCGTGCTGTGAAAAGCTCGTTAGCACAGAGGAAGCCAGAAGCTGAGAGCGAGGACACGATAGCTTATGATTCCACACTTGAAGAAGCTGGCTATGAGAGCTTTATAGAGACAGCCAAAGCCCACAGAGACATGTATGCTGAGAAACTGACCTCGTTGATGATATACTACGGAGCTGTAAACGAAGAAGAGATCCTCACAGGCATTTTGAAAACTAAGGAGATGTATCTGGCGAGAGATAACCGGAGGTATGGTGATATGAAGGATAGAATCACCTTGTCTGTGAAGGATTTGCAGAGAGAG GCCTTGGGATGGTTCGATAAAAGCTGCGAggagaaacaagagaagaagaagctagctTCAGCTTGGTATTACGTAACATACAACCCGAGCCATGTCGATGAGAAGTTGAAATTCCTGAGTTTTCCGTGGATCGTTGGTGACATATTGCTAGAGATTAAGGCTGAAAATGCACAGAGTCAGAGCGTTGAAGACCAAACAAATGGACTTGTATCCATTTGA
- the LOC104707406 gene encoding RNA-dependent RNA polymerase 2 isoform X6, with product MVSEATTATNRPTVKVSNVPQTIVADELLRFLELHLGEDTVYALEIPTTRENWKPRDFARVQFSTLEVKSRAQLLSSQSKLLFKTHNLRLSEAYDDIIPRPVDPRRRLEDVVLTVGFPESGEERFCALEKWGGVRCWILEEKRRLEFWVWECGECYKLEVRFEDIVETLGCCVNGDASEINAFLLKLKYGPKVFKRVTGPHIATKFKSDRYRFCKEDFDFMWVRTTDFSGSKSIGTSTCFCLEVENGSKMLDIFSCLPYYREDTLSLTTVDGTAFASACQIVPLLNAASLGLEFPYEILFQLNSLVHNQKISLFAASNMELINILRGLSLETALVILKKLHQQSSICYDPVSFVKTLMQSPVKKMKHSPASANTRLTEQNIMSCQRAYVTPSKIYLLGPELEKANYVVKNFAEHVSDFMRITFVEEDWSKIPANALSVNSKEGYFVKPFRTNIYNRVLSILGEGITVGPKRFEFLAFSASQLRGNSVWMFASNEKVKAEDIREWMGCFRKIRSISKCAARMGQLFSASRQTVTVRAQDVEQIPDIEVTTDGADYCFSDGIGKISLAFARQVAQKCGLDYVPSAFQIRYGGYKGVIAVDRSSFRKMSLRDSMLKFDSNNRMLNVTRWTESMPCFLNREIICLLSTLGIEDAVFEAMQAMHLSMLGNMLEDRNAALNVLQKLSGENSKNLLVKMLLQGYAPSSEPYLSMMLRVHHESQLSELKSRCRILVTKGRILIGCMDEMGILEYGQVYVRVTLTEAELKSREQSYFRKINEETSVVIGKVVVTKNPCLHPGDIRVLDAIYEVSFEEKGFVDCIIFPQKGERPHPNECSGGDLDGDQFFVSWDEKLIPSQMDPPMDYAGSRPRLMDHDVTLEEIHKFFVDYMISDTLGVISTAHLVHADRDPEKARSQKCLELAHLHSRAVDFAKTGAPAEMPYALKPREFPDFLERFEKPTYISESVFGKLYRAVKSSLAQRKPEAESEDTIAYDSTLEEAGYESFIETAKAHRDMYAEKLTSLMIYYGAVNEEEILTGILKTKEMYLARDNRRYGDMKDRITLSVKDLQREALGWFDKSCEEKQEKKKLASAWYYVTYNPSHVDEKLKFLSFPWIVGDILLEIKAENAQSQSVEDQTNGLVSI from the exons ATGGTGTCAGAGGCGACGACGGCTACGAACCGACCAACCGTTAAAGTCTCAAATGTTCCTCAAACCATAGTCGCCGACGAACTCCTCCGGTTCCTCGAGCTCCACCTCGGCGAAGACACAGTGTACGCTCTCGAAATCCCAACAACTCGCGAGAATTGGAAGCCACGGGACTTCGCTAGAGTACAATTCAGTACCCTCGAAGTCAAATCTCGAGCCCAGCTTCTCTCTTCACAAAGCAAGCTCCTTTTCAAAACCCATAACCTAAGACTCTCCGAAGCTTACGATGACATCATCCCTCGCCCTGTAGATCCACGGAGAAGGCTAGAAGACGTCGTTTTGACTGTTGGGTTCCCTGAGTCTGGTGAAGAGAGGTTCTGTGCCCTAGAAAAATGGGGAGGCGTGAGGTGTTGGATTctggaagagaagaggagaCTTGAGTTTTGGGTTTGGGAATGTGGTGAATGTTATAAGCTTGAAGTTAGGTTTGAGGATATTGTTGAAACTCTTGGCTGCTGTGTTAATGGTGACGCTTCTGAGATTAATGCGTTTCTTCTCAAG CTGAAATATGGaccaaaggtttttaaaagagtgACAGGACCTCACATAGCCACAAAGTTTAAATCTGATCGGTACCGTTTCTGCAAGGAGGATTTTGATTTCATGTGGGTTCGCACAACTGATTTCTCTGGTTCAAAGTCAATCGGTACATCAACTTGCTTTTGTTTGGAGGTAGAGAATGGCTCCAAGATGTTAGACATTTTCTCGTGTTTGCCTTACTACAGAGAAGACACTTTGAGTCTAACCACTGTGGATGGGACTGCGTTTGCCTCTGCATGTCAAATTGTTCCCCTCTTGAATGCTGCCAGTCTGGGGTTAGAGTTTCCATATGAGATCCTCTTTCAACTCAATTCGCTGGTTCACAATCAGAAAATCAGTCTTTTTGCTGCATCAAATATGGAACTGATCAACATCCTTCGTGGTTTGAGCTTGGAAACCGCATTGGTTATCCTCAAGAAGCTTCACCAGCAAAGCTCTATATGTTATGATCCTGTCTCCTTTGTCAAGACTCTGATGCAATCCCCGGTTAAGAAGATGAAGCATTCCCCTGCATCAGCTAATACAAGACTGACCGAGCAGAATATCATGAGTTGTCAGAGAGCCTACGTTACACCCTCAAAGATTTATCTGTTGGGTCCAGAGCTTGAGAAAGCTAACTATGTTGTGAAGAACTTTGCAGAGCATGTCTCAGATTTCATGAGAATTACTTTTGTGGAAGAAGATTGGAGCAAGATTCCAGCAAATGCTCTTTCTGTGAACTCCAAGGAAG GCTATTTTGTGAAGCCCTTTAGAACCAACATTTATAACAGGGTGTTGTCAATCCTTGGAGAAGGGATCACTGTTGGGCCTAAGAGGTTTGAGTTCTTGGCTTTTTCAGCCAGCCAACTGCGAGGAAACTCAGTCTGGATGTTTGCTTCTAACGAGAAAGTTAAAGCAGAAGATATAAGAGAATGGATGGGTTGTTTCCGTAAAATCCGAAGCATCTCCAAATGTGCTGCTAGGATGGGTCAGTTGTTCAGTGCTTCACGGCAGACAGTTACTGTCCGTGCACAAGATGTGGAGCAGATTCCTGACATTGAAGTGACTACTGATGGTGCTGATTATTGCTTCTCGGATGGCATCGGGAAAATTTCGTTGGCATTTGCTAGGCAAGTTGCTCAGAAGTGTGGGCTTGATTATGTCCCTTCTGCATTTCAAATTCGATACGGTGGCTACAAAGGTGTGATCGCCGTTGACCGCAGTTCCTTCAGAAAGATGTCTCTGCGTGATAGTATGCTAAAGTTTGACTCAAACAACAGGATGCTTAACGTAACCAGGTGGACAGAGTCGATGCCTTGCTTCTTAAACCGGGAGATCATTTGTCTTTTGTCGACTCTTGGAATAGAAGATGCAGTGTTTGAGGCCATGCAAGCGATGCATTTATCTATGCTGGGGAATATGCTTGAAGACCGCAATGCAGCACTTAATGTGCTGCAGAAATTGAGCGGAGAAAATTCCAAGAATCTGCTAGTTAAGATGCTGCTACAAGGATACGCACCGAGTTCAGAACCGTACCTCTCAATGATGCTTCGTGTGCACCACGAGAGCCAACTTTCTGAACTAAAGAGTAGGTGCAGGATACTTGTAACGAAAGGACGGATCTTGATCGGTTGCATGGATGAAATGGGTATTCTGGAGTATGGCCAAGTGTATGTTCGTGTAACCCTGACTGAAGCGGAACTGAAATCTCGTGAACAGAGTTACTTCCGCAAGATTAATGAGGAAACATCTGTGGTGATTGGGAAAGTGGTCGTGACGAAAAACCCATGTCTTCACCCTGGAGATATCAGAGTTCTTGACGCTATATATGAGGTCAGTTTCGAAGAAAAGGGATTTGTTGACTGCATCATCTTTCCTCAGAAGGGAGAAAG GCCACATCCCAATGAATGTTCTGGTGGTGATCTCGACGGAGACCAGTTTTTTGTTAGTTGGGATGAGAAGCTTATACCGAGCCAAATGGACCCTCCAATGGACTACGCTGGAAGCAGACCTCGTCTAATGGATCATGACGTTACCCTAGAG GAAATACACAAATTTTTTGTGGATTATATGATAAGCGACACGCTGGGAGTGATCTCAACTGCACATTTGGTTCATGCAGACCGTGACCCTGAAAAAGCCAGGAGCCAGAAGTGTCTAGAGTTAGCACATCTTCACTCTAGGGCTGTTGATTTTGCGAAAACTGGAGCTCCAGCGGAGATGCCTTATGCCTTAAAGCCCAGAGAGTTCCCTGATTTCCTGGAACGGTTCGAGAAACCAACATACATCTCTGAGTCTGTGTTTGGGAAACTTTACCGTGCTGTGAAAAGCTCGTTAGCACAGAGGAAGCCAGAAGCTGAGAGCGAGGACACGATAGCTTATGATTCCACACTTGAAGAAGCTGGCTATGAGAGCTTTATAGAGACAGCCAAAGCCCACAGAGACATGTATGCTGAGAAACTGACCTCGTTGATGATATACTACGGAGCTGTAAACGAAGAAGAGATCCTCACAGGCATTTTGAAAACTAAGGAGATGTATCTGGCGAGAGATAACCGGAG GTATGGTGATATGAAGGATAGAATCACCTTGTCTGTGAAGGATTTGCAGAGAGAGGCCTTGGGATGGTTCGATAAAAGCTGCGAggagaaacaagagaagaagaagctagctTCAGCTTGGTATTACGTAACATACAACCCGAGCCATGTCGATGAGAAGTTGAAATTCCTGAGTTTTCCGTGGATCGTTGGTGACATATTGCTAGAGATTAAGGCTGAAAATGCACAGAGTCAGAGCGTTGAAGACCAAACAAATGGACTTGTATCCATTTGA
- the LOC104707406 gene encoding RNA-dependent RNA polymerase 2 isoform X4 produces the protein MVSEATTATNRPTVKVSNVPQTIVADELLRFLELHLGEDTVYALEIPTTRENWKPRDFARVQFSTLEVKSRAQLLSSQSKLLFKTHNLRLSEAYDDIIPRPVDPRRRLEDVVLTVGFPESGEERFCALEKWGGVRCWILEEKRRLEFWVWECGECYKLEVRFEDIVETLGCCVNGDASEINAFLLKLKYGPKVFKRVTGPHIATKFKSDRYRFCKEDFDFMWVRTTDFSGSKSIGTSTCFCLEVENGSKMLDIFSCLPYYREDTLSLTTVDGTAFASACQIVPLLNAASLGLEFPYEILFQLNSLVHNQKISLFAASNMELINILRGLSLETALVILKKLHQQSSICYDPVSFVKTLMQSPVKKMKHSPASANTRLTEQNIMSCQRAYVTPSKIYLLGPELEKANYVVKNFAEHVSDFMRITFVEEDWSKIPANALSVNSKEGYFVKPFRTNIYNRVLSILGEGITVGPKRFEFLAFSASQLRGNSVWMFASNEKVKAEDIREWMGCFRKIRSISKCAARMGQLFSASRQTVTVRAQDVEQIPDIEVTTDGADYCFSDGIGKISLAFARQVAQKCGLDYVPSAFQIRYGGYKGVIAVDRSSFRKMSLRDSMLKFDSNNRMLNVTRWTESMPCFLNREIICLLSTLGIEDAVFEAMQAMHLSMLGNMLEDRNAALNVLQKLSGENSKNLLVKMLLQGYAPSSEPYLSMMLRVHHESQLSELKSRCRILVTKGRILIGCMDEMGILEYGQVYVRVTLTEAELKSREQSYFRKINEETSVVIGKVVVTKNPCLHPGDIRVLDAIYEVSFEEKGFVDCIIFPQKGERPHPNECSGGDLDGDQFFVSWDEKLIPSQMDPPMDYAGSRPRLMDHDVTLEEIHKFFVDYMISDTLGVISTAHLVHADRDPEKARSQKCLELAHLHSRAVDFAKTGAPAEMPYALKPREFPDFLERFEKPTYISESVFGKLYRAVKSSLAQRKPEAESEDTIAYDSTLEEAGYESFIETAKAHRDMYAEKLTSLMIYYGAVNEEEILTGILKTKEMYLARDNRRYGDMKDRITLSVKDLQREALGWFDKSCEEKQEKKKLASAWYYVTYNPSHVDEKLKFLSFPWIVGDILLEIKAENAQSQSVEDQTNGLVSI, from the exons ATGGTGTCAGAGGCGACGACGGCTACGAACCGACCAACCGTTAAAGTCTCAAATGTTCCTCAAACCATAGTCGCCGACGAACTCCTCCGGTTCCTCGAGCTCCACCTCGGCGAAGACACAGTGTACGCTCTCGAAATCCCAACAACTCGCGAGAATTGGAAGCCACGGGACTTCGCTAGAGTACAATTCAGTACCCTCGAAGTCAAATCTCGAGCCCAGCTTCTCTCTTCACAAAGCAAGCTCCTTTTCAAAACCCATAACCTAAGACTCTCCGAAGCTTACGATGACATCATCCCTCGCCCTGTAGATCCACGGAGAAGGCTAGAAGACGTCGTTTTGACTGTTGGGTTCCCTGAGTCTGGTGAAGAGAGGTTCTGTGCCCTAGAAAAATGGGGAGGCGTGAGGTGTTGGATTctggaagagaagaggagaCTTGAGTTTTGGGTTTGGGAATGTGGTGAATGTTATAAGCTTGAAGTTAGGTTTGAGGATATTGTTGAAACTCTTGGCTGCTGTGTTAATGGTGACGCTTCTGAGATTAATGCGTTTCTTCTCAAG CTGAAATATGGaccaaaggtttttaaaagagtgACAGGACCTCACATAGCCACAAAGTTTAAATCTGATCGGTACCGTTTCTGCAAGGAGGATTTTGATTTCATGTGGGTTCGCACAACTGATTTCTCTGGTTCAAAGTCAATCGGTACATCAACTTGCTTTTGTTTGGAGGTAGAGAATGGCTCCAAGATGTTAGACATTTTCTCGTGTTTGCCTTACTACAGAGAAGACACTTTGAGTCTAACCACTGTGGATGGGACTGCGTTTGCCTCTGCATGTCAAATTGTTCCCCTCTTGAATGCTGCCAGTCTGGGGTTAGAGTTTCCATATGAGATCCTCTTTCAACTCAATTCGCTGGTTCACAATCAGAAAATCAGTCTTTTTGCTGCATCAAATATGGAACTGATCAACATCCTTCGTGGTTTGAGCTTGGAAACCGCATTGGTTATCCTCAAGAAGCTTCACCAGCAAAGCTCTATATGTTATGATCCTGTCTCCTTTGTCAAGACTCTGATGCAATCCCCGGTTAAGAAGATGAAGCATTCCCCTGCATCAGCTAATACAAGACTGACCGAGCAGAATATCATGAGTTGTCAGAGAGCCTACGTTACACCCTCAAAGATTTATCTGTTGGGTCCAGAGCTTGAGAAAGCTAACTATGTTGTGAAGAACTTTGCAGAGCATGTCTCAGATTTCATGAGAATTACTTTTGTGGAAGAAGATTGGAGCAAGATTCCAGCAAATGCTCTTTCTGTGAACTCCAAGGAAG GCTATTTTGTGAAGCCCTTTAGAACCAACATTTATAACAGGGTGTTGTCAATCCTTGGAGAAGGGATCACTGTTGGGCCTAAGAGGTTTGAGTTCTTGGCTTTTTCAGCCAGCCAACTGCGAGGAAACTCAGTCTGGATGTTTGCTTCTAACGAGAAAGTTAAAGCAGAAGATATAAGAGAATGGATGGGTTGTTTCCGTAAAATCCGAAGCATCTCCAAATGTGCTGCTAGGATGGGTCAGTTGTTCAGTGCTTCACGGCAGACAGTTACTGTCCGTGCACAAGATGTGGAGCAGATTCCTGACATTGAAGTGACTACTGATGGTGCTGATTATTGCTTCTCGGATGGCATCGGGAAAATTTCGTTGGCATTTGCTAGGCAAGTTGCTCAGAAGTGTGGGCTTGATTATGTCCCTTCTGCATTTCAAATTCGATACGGTGGCTACAAAGGTGTGATCGCCGTTGACCGCAGTTCCTTCAGAAAGATGTCTCTGCGTGATAGTATGCTAAAGTTTGACTCAAACAACAGGATGCTTAACGTAACCAGGTGGACAGAGTCGATGCCTTGCTTCTTAAACCGGGAGATCATTTGTCTTTTGTCGACTCTTGGAATAGAAGATGCAGTGTTTGAGGCCATGCAAGCGATGCATTTATCTATGCTGGGGAATATGCTTGAAGACCGCAATGCAGCACTTAATGTGCTGCAGAAATTGAGCGGAGAAAATTCCAAGAATCTGCTAGTTAAGATGCTGCTACAAGGATACGCACCGAGTTCAGAACCGTACCTCTCAATGATGCTTCGTGTGCACCACGAGAGCCAACTTTCTGAACTAAAGAGTAGGTGCAGGATACTTGTAACGAAAGGACGGATCTTGATCGGTTGCATGGATGAAATGGGTATTCTGGAGTATGGCCAAGTGTATGTTCGTGTAACCCTGACTGAAGCGGAACTGAAATCTCGTGAACAGAGTTACTTCCGCAAGATTAATGAGGAAACATCTGTGGTGATTGGGAAAGTGGTCGTGACGAAAAACCCATGTCTTCACCCTGGAGATATCAGAGTTCTTGACGCTATATATGAGGTCAGTTTCGAAGAAAAGGGATTTGTTGACTGCATCATCTTTCCTCAGAAGGGAGAAAG GCCACATCCCAATGAATGTTCTGGTGGTGATCTCGACGGAGACCAGTTTTTTGTTAGTTGGGATGAGAAGCTTATACCGAGCCAAATGGACCCTCCAATGGACTACGCTGGAAGCAGACCTCGTCTAATGGATCATGACGTTACCCTAGAG GAAATACACAAATTTTTTGTGGATTATATGATAAGCGACACGCTGGGAGTGATCTCAACTGCACATTTGGTTCATGCAGACCGTGACCCTGAAAAAGCCAGGAGCCAGAAGTGTCTAGAGTTAGCACATCTTCACTCTAGGGCTGTTGATTTTGCGAAAACTGGAGCTCCAGCGGAGATGCCTTATGCCTTAAAGCCCAGAGAGTTCCCTGATTTCCTGGAACGGTTCGAGAAACCAACATACATCTCTGAGTCTGTGTTTGGGAAACTTTACCGTGCTGTGAAAAGCTCGTTAGCACAGAGGAAGCCAGAAGCTGAGAGCGAGGACACGATAGCTTATGATTCCACACTTGAAGAAGCTGGCTATGAGAGCTTTATAGAGACAGCCAAAGCCCACAGAGACATGTATGCTGAGAAACTGACCTCGTTGATGATATACTACGGAGCTGTAAACGAAGAAGAGATCCTCACAGGCATTTTGAAAACTAAGGAGATGTATCTGGCGAGAGATAACCGGAGGTATGGTGATATGAAGGATAGAATCACCTTGTCTGTGAAGGATTTGCAGAGAGAG GCCTTGGGATGGTTCGATAAAAGCTGCGAggagaaacaagagaagaagaagctagctTCAGCTTGGTATTACGTAACATACAACCCGAGCCATGTCGATGAGAAGTTGAAATTCCTGAGTTTTCCGTGGATCGTTGGTGACATATTGCTAGAGATTAAGGCTGAAAATGCACAGAGTCAGAGCGTTGAAGACCAAACAAATGGACTTGTATCCATTTGA